The following proteins are co-located in the Paralichthys olivaceus isolate ysfri-2021 chromosome 2, ASM2471397v2, whole genome shotgun sequence genome:
- the LOC138413518 gene encoding transmembrane protein 88-like, which yields MCGMDIDLDDGGSGEEEKEEEFWVGEGVKMLPPPVAHSGGSALGSRRGRLSCVACGAVLVLWNLCVILANALLLAVVFSVVLLPAVLLLYTGFLCHSRVLDAPSAICRYLDDNSCSALIILGFVMMSPLVVVAAAVFCGLLRRFRLLLLIQPITHARYRGRLVDWVGSVHAWV from the exons ATGTGTGGTATGGACATTGACCTGGATGATGGCGgttcaggtgaggaggagaaagaggaggagtttTGGGTCGGGGAGGGGGTGAAGATGCTGCCCCCTCCTGTGGCCCACAGCGGGGGCAGCGCACTGGGCAGCCGCAGGGGAAGGTTAAGCTGTGTGGCCTGCGGGGCCGTCCTCGTCCTCTGGAACCTGTGCGTCATCTTAGCCAACGCTCTGCTCCTCGCCGTGGTCTTCTCTGTGGTGCTGCTGCCTGCTGTACTGCTCCTCTACACTGGTTTCCTCTGTCATTCAAGG GTCCTTGACGCCCCCTCCGCCATCTGCCGTTACCTTGACGACAACAGCTGCTCCGCCCTCATCATCCTGGGCTTTGTGATGATGTCGCCTCTTGTGGTAGTGGCAGCCGCGGTCTTCTGCGGTCTGCTCCGGAGGTTTCGACTCCTGCTCCTCATTCAGCCGATCACACATGCCCGATACAGAGGGCGGTTGGTGGACTGGGTAGGCAGTGTCCACGCCTGGGTCTGA
- the nbl1 gene encoding neuroblastoma suppressor of tumorigenicity 1, whose product MWQRIQICCALFALYSAAPPAHINRLALFPDKSAWCEAKNITQIVGHTGCQPRSIQNRACLGQCFSYSVPNTFPQSTESLVHCDSCMPAQTQWEVVTLECPGSEDSPHVDKLVERIFHCSCQSCSKEGAQEGAVMQLYPADNGLDAPSLPDTLSGAHPHPLPHSDTHSHKHAHPHTDHHSLPHSSDGG is encoded by the exons ATGTGGCAGAGGATTCAGATTTGCTGCGCACTGTTTGCACTGTATTCAGCGGCACCGCCTGCACACATCAACCGCCTGGCGTTGTTCCCTGACAAGAGCGCCTGGTGCGAAGCCAAGAACATCACACAGATAGTCGGGCACACGGGATGTCAGCCTCGCTCTATTCAAAACAG AGCTTGTCTTGGCCAGTGTTTCAGTTACAGCGTCCCCAACACGTTCCCACAGTCGACAGAGTCTCTGGTGCACTGCGACTCCTGCATGCCTGCTCAGACACAGTGGGAAGTG gtgaCTCTGGAGTGCCCTGGCAGTGAGGACTCCCCTCATGTGGACAAGCTGGTGGAGAGGATCTTCCACTGCAGCTGCCAGTCCTGCAGTAAGGAGGGCGCCCAGGAGGGAGCAGTGATGCAGCTGTACCCAGCAGACAACGGCCTGGACGCTCCATCTTTACCTGACACCCTCAGCGGGGCTCATCCTCACCCTCTGCcccactcagacacacactctcataagCAtgctcacccacacacagaccatCACTCACTTCCACACTCATCAGACGGAGGGTAG
- the LOC109642733 gene encoding MICOS complex subunit Mic10, whose product MAGEQGRKWDRCLADTAVKTVTGLGVGIMFSVLFFKRRTWPVSLGSGLGLGMGYANCQHEFRSPYLIHGRLVKDQ is encoded by the exons ATGGCAGGAGAACAGGGACGGAAGTGGGATCGTTGCCTCGCAGATACAGCTGTGAAAACAG TAACTGGCCTTGGTGTGGGCATCATGttctctgtccttttttttaaac GTCGGACGTGGCCTGTGTCATTGGGTTCAGGTCTGGGACTTGGCATGGGATACGCCAACTGCCAGCATGAGTTCAGGTCACCGTACCTGATTCACGGACGTCTGGTTAAG GACCAGTAA